From Alphaproteobacteria bacterium:
GGCGATCAGCTCCGGATAGCCCTTCTCGGCGACCAGCCGGCCGGTCATCATGATCACCGGCCGGTCGTCGCCGACGCCGAGGTCGCGGCGCACCCGCGCCCGCACTGCCGGGTCCGGGCCGAAGGTCGCCGGGTCGACCCCGTTGCCGATCGCCTGCACGTCGCCGGTGCGGCACAGCCGCAGCCGGCGCGCCGTCTCCGCGTCCTCCTGCGACTGGGTGAACAGCACGTCGGTCATGCGGCCGGCATAGCGTTCCAGCGCCACGAACGGCGCCCGCTTCCAGCCCGGCATCCGCTCGTGGAAATAGAAGCCGTGCGCGGTGTAGACGATGCGCGGCACAGCGGCCTTGCGCGCCGCCATCCGGCCGATCACCGAAGCGATCGGCGTGTGGGTGTGGACGATGTCGAAGCGCTCGCGCGCCAGCAGCGGCAGCAGCGCACGATAGGCGCGGCGATGGGCGCGCAGGTCGAAGCTGCGCTCGAACGGCACCGTCTCCACCCGGAAGCCGGCGGCGCGCACGTCGGCCAGCAGCGGGCCCTCGGCGCAGATGCCGACCGCCTCGTGGCCGGCGTCGCGCAGCGCCCGCATCAGCGGCAGCAGGAAGTGCCGCAGCGAGAAG
This genomic window contains:
- a CDS encoding glycosyltransferase family 4 protein; translation: MKIAQLCAVDFSLRHFLLPLMRALRDAGHEAVGICAEGPLLADVRAAGFRVETVPFERSFDLRAHRRAYRALLPLLARERFDIVHTHTPIASVIGRMAARKAAVPRIVYTAHGFYFHERMPGWKRAPFVALERYAGRMTDVLFTQSQEDAETARRLRLCRTGDVQAIGNGVDPATFGPDPAVRARVRRDLGVGDDRPVIMMTGRLVAEKGYPELIAAMRAVDAALWIVGERLASDHASSVAAALAAAEADPVLRGRVRLLGDRKDVPDLLRGADIFTLPSHREGMPRSIIEAMMTGLAVVATDIRGSREEVVAEETGLLVPVGDADRLAAALARLAGDPALRARMGAAGRTRALDLYDEAKVIDRQLRHLGLA